The following proteins come from a genomic window of Amaranthus tricolor cultivar Red isolate AtriRed21 chromosome 14, ASM2621246v1, whole genome shotgun sequence:
- the LOC130800471 gene encoding polyadenylate-binding protein 2-like isoform X1, whose protein sequence is MEQPEYQSPENDDYGEDDVASYDGDLPDADQSATDDVTEDPQSQNLEHMKKRLEELEDEAGALREMQAKVEQEMGIPQESTAANPTQAEKEEVDSRSIYVGNVDYACTPEEVQQHFQSCGTVNRVTILSDKFGQPKGFAYVEFVEIEAVQEALLLNESELHGRQLKVSAKRTNVPGMKQYRGRRPSPYGNRSRRPFMPGAPVYGAYGYGRAPRMRPPMRYRPY, encoded by the exons ATGGAGCAACCAGAGTATCAGTCGCCGGAAAACGACGACTATGGCGAAGATGATGTTGCTTCCTACGATGGTGATCTTCCTGATGCTGATCAGTCAGCTACTGATGATGTCACTGAAGATCCCCAATCTCAG AATCTTGAACATATGAAGAAAAGATTAGAAGAGCTTGAGGATGAAGCTGGTGCACTTCGTGAAATGCAGGCTAAAGTTGAACAGGAGATGGGAATCCCTCAAg AATCAACTGCTGCAAACCCAACTCAAGCTGAAAAGGAGGAGGTTGATTCCCGTTCAATATATGTTGGCAAT GTTGACTATGCTTGTACTCCTGAAGAGGTTCAGCAGCATTTTCAGTCCTGTGGAACTGTGAACAGAGTGACCATTTTATCAGACAAGTTTGGTCAACCCAAAGGATTTGCATATGTGGAATTTGTGGAAATTGAAGCAGTTCAGGAAGCTCTTTTGCTGAATGAGTCTGAACTGCATGGACGTCAGTTGAAG GTGTCAGCTAAGAGGACAAACGTTCCTGGGATGAAACAGTACCGAGGAAGGCGACCAAGCCCTTATGGAAACAGATCTAGGAGACCATTCATGCCTGGAGCTCCTGTTTATGGTGCATACGGATATGG AAGGGCTCCCAGAATGAGGCCTCCAATGCGGTACAGGCCATATTGA
- the LOC130800470 gene encoding metacaspase-1-like, with translation MSLLVNCSNCRIPLEISQCATLIRCVICNGITRIAAPRALPPPHSYYSPSPSPQRAPSFQGGAWTGRKKALIIGISYKYSRSELKGCINDAKCMKFLLVNRFKFPDDEILMLTEEEEGPYRIPTIQNIRMGMAWLVAGCRPGDSLVFYYSGHGSQQRNYNGDEVDGFDETLCPLDFETRGMIVDDEINETIVRPLPCGAKLHAIIDACHSGTMLDLPFLCRMNGSGQYVWEDHRPRSGRWKGTNGGEVISFSGCDDNQTSADTSALSRVTLTGAMTYCFIQAIERGQASTYGSLLNAMRASIPNTGSGVGGGTVTSLNTMPLTGGSGIGLKQEPQLTANEVFDVYTKPFSL, from the exons ATGTCATTGCTAGTAAACTGTTCAAACTGCAGAATTCCATTAGAAATCTCACAATGTGCTACTTTGATTCGCTGCGTAATTTGCAACGGAATTACTCGCATCGCCGCTCCTCGCGCTCTTCCTCCTCCGCATTCCTACTACTCTCCGTCGCCGTCGCCGCAACGTGCTCCTTCTTTTCAAGGTGGAGCTTGGACTGGAAGGAAGAAGGCGTTGATAATTGGAATCTCTTATAAATACTCTCGATCGGAGCTTAAAGGCTGTATTAATGATGCTAAGTGTATGAAGTTTCTACTTGTTAATCGCTTCAAATTTCCCGACGATGAGATTCTTATGCTTACTG AAGAAGAGGAAGGCCCTTACAGGATTCCTACCATACAGAATATCAGGATGGGAATGGCTTGGCTTGTAGCAGGATGTCGACCAGGTGACTCGCTAGTATTCTACTACTCTGGGCATGGTTCACAACAAAGGAACTATAATGGAGATGAAGTGGATGGCTTTGATGAAACCCTCTGCCCCTTGGACTTTGAAACCAGAGGGATGATTGTAGATGATGAGATTAATGAAACGATTGTTAGGCCTCTTCCTTGTGGTGCAAAACTTCATGCAATAATCGATGCTTGCCACAGCGGTACTATGTTGGACCTGCCATTTCTTTGCAGAATGAATGG GAGTGGGCAATATGTGTGGGAGGATCATCGCCCTAGGTCAGGTCGATGGAAAGGAACCAATGGTGGGGAAGTTATTTCCTTTAGTGGCTGTGACGATAATCAAACATCTGCTGATACTTCG GCTTTATCAAGAGTGACGTTAACTGGAGCAATGACTTACTGCTTCATCCAGGCAATTGAACGCGGACAAGCGAGTACTTACGGGAGCTTGCTCAATGCCATGCGGGCTTCCATCCCCAACACTGGCAGTGGTGTTGGAGGCGGTACTGTTACCTCCCTAAATACTATGCCTTTGACTGGAGGAAGTGGTATTGGATTGAAACAG GAACCACAATTGACTGCCAATGAAGTATTTGATGTATACACAAAACCGTTTTCACTATAA
- the LOC130800469 gene encoding metacaspase-1-like: MPLLVDCSNCRTQLQLPQGATSICCAICHAITRIAAPRALPPPLSYYPPPPLQPPPPRAPSFQGGVPIGRKKALIIGISYKHSRFELKGCINDAKCMKFLLVNRFKFPEDEIFMLTEEERNPYKIPTIENIRIGMAWLVAGCRPGDSLVFHYSGHGSQQRNYNGDEVDGFDETLCPLDFETRGMIVDDEINETIVRPLSRGAKLHAIIDACHSGTMLDLPFLCRMNGSGQYVWEDHRPRSGRWKGTNGGEVISFSGCDDNQTSADTSALSKVTSTGAMTYCFIQAIERGQASTYGSLLNAMRASIRNTSSAVGGGTVSSLLTMLLTGGSGIGLKQEPQLTANEVFDVYTKPFSL; the protein is encoded by the exons ATGCCATTGCTAGTAGACTGTTCAAACTGCAGAACTCAATTACAACTCCCACAAGGTGCCACTTCAATTTGCTGCGCAATTTGTCACGCAATTACTCGCATCGCCGCTCCTCGCGCTCTTCCTCCTCCGCTTTCCTACTACCCTCCGCCGCCGCTGCAGCCGCCGCCGCCGCGTGCTCCTTCTTTCCAAGGTGGAGTTCCGATTGGACGGAAGAAGGCGTTGATAATTGGAATCTCTTATAAACACTCTCGATTTGAGCTTAAAGGCTGTATTAATGATGCGAAATGTATGAAGTTTCTACTTGTTAATCGCTTCAAATTTCCCGAGGATGAGATTTTTATGCTTACTG AAGAAGAGAGAAACCCTTACAAGATTCCTACCATAGAGAATATCAGGATAGGAATGGCTTGGCTCGTAGCAGGATGTCGACCAGGTGACTCGCTAGTATTTCACTACTCTGGGCATGGTTCACAACAAAGGAACTATAATGGAGATGAAGTGGATGGCTTTGATGAAACTCTCTGCCCCTTGGACTTTGAAACCAGAGGGATGATTGTAGATGATGAGATTAATGAAACGATTGTTAGGCCTCTTTCTCGTGGTGCGAAACTTCATGCAATAATCGATGCTTGCCACAGCGGTACTATGTTGGACCTGCCATTTCTTTGTAGGATGAATGG GAGTGGGCAATATGTGTGGGAGGATCATCGCCCTAGGTCAGGTCGATGGAAAGGAACCAATGGTGGGGAAGTTATTTCCTTTAGTGGCTGTGACGATAATCAAACATCTGCTGATACTTCG GCTTTATCAAAAGTGACGTCAACTGGAGCAATGACTTACTGCTTCATCCAGGCAATTGAACGAGGACAAGCGAGTACTTACGGGAGCTTGCTCAATGCCATGCGGGCTTCCATCCGCAATACTAGCAGTGCTGTCGGGGGTGGTACTGTTTCCTCTCTACTTACGATGCTTTTGACTGGAGGAAGTGGTATTGGATTGAAACAG GAACCGCAGTTGACTGCCAATGAAGTATTTGATGTGTACACAAAACCGTTTTCACTATAA
- the LOC130800471 gene encoding polyadenylate-binding protein 2-like isoform X2, translating into MEQPEYQSPENDDYGEDDVASYDGDLPDADQSATDDVTEDPQSQNLEHMKKRLEELEDEAGALREMQAKVEQEMGIPQESTAANPTQAEKEEVDSRSIYVGNVDYACTPEEVQQHFQSCGTVNRVTILSDKFGQPKGFAYVEFVEIEAVQEALLLNESELHGRQLKVSAKRTNVPGMKQYRGRRPSPYGNRSRRPFMPGAPVYGAYGYGAPRMRPPMRYRPY; encoded by the exons ATGGAGCAACCAGAGTATCAGTCGCCGGAAAACGACGACTATGGCGAAGATGATGTTGCTTCCTACGATGGTGATCTTCCTGATGCTGATCAGTCAGCTACTGATGATGTCACTGAAGATCCCCAATCTCAG AATCTTGAACATATGAAGAAAAGATTAGAAGAGCTTGAGGATGAAGCTGGTGCACTTCGTGAAATGCAGGCTAAAGTTGAACAGGAGATGGGAATCCCTCAAg AATCAACTGCTGCAAACCCAACTCAAGCTGAAAAGGAGGAGGTTGATTCCCGTTCAATATATGTTGGCAAT GTTGACTATGCTTGTACTCCTGAAGAGGTTCAGCAGCATTTTCAGTCCTGTGGAACTGTGAACAGAGTGACCATTTTATCAGACAAGTTTGGTCAACCCAAAGGATTTGCATATGTGGAATTTGTGGAAATTGAAGCAGTTCAGGAAGCTCTTTTGCTGAATGAGTCTGAACTGCATGGACGTCAGTTGAAG GTGTCAGCTAAGAGGACAAACGTTCCTGGGATGAAACAGTACCGAGGAAGGCGACCAAGCCCTTATGGAAACAGATCTAGGAGACCATTCATGCCTGGAGCTCCTGTTTATGGTGCATACGGATATGG GGCTCCCAGAATGAGGCCTCCAATGCGGTACAGGCCATATTGA